In Flavobacteriales bacterium, one genomic interval encodes:
- a CDS encoding Rne/Rng family ribonuclease, translated as MNIDLIIRSGASEVAIALMKDKVLAELHREKTERGFAVGDIYLAKVRKVAPGLNAAFVDVGHEKDAFLHYFDLGPQYRNTYNFAKGAVHGNLNDSSLDSWKLEADIEKNGKIADALSASQTILVQIAKEPISTKGPRLSAEITLAGRYMVLVPFINKVNISSRIIDEGERRRLKDLMQAIRPKNHGVIIRTNAADKKSEDLEADLKTLLQRWDVMFRNLKNAQPAKKVLGEIDRTNALLRDVLNKDFTSIQVDDELLAEEIYQTLEKTAPEKKGIVKHYKGKLDIFDNFGVNKQIKQAFGKQVMLTSGAYLIIEKTEAMHVIDVNSGSRKGGNQAQEKNALDINVEAAIEIARLLRLRDMGGIVCIDFIDLYEADNRRTLHRAMKDAMADDKAKHNVLPPSRFGVIELTRQRVRPETEIDTSESCPTCNGTGEVDAPILIVDEIENTLNYLVSEKEMSGLTLSVHPFIHAYITKGFPSRQMKWAWRWKKWVNVKPESSMQFLAYKVADASGSEIPV; from the coding sequence GTGAACATTGACCTGATCATCCGTTCAGGCGCTTCCGAAGTGGCTATTGCCCTGATGAAGGATAAGGTCTTGGCCGAACTCCACAGGGAAAAGACAGAACGCGGATTCGCCGTTGGAGACATCTACCTCGCCAAAGTGCGCAAGGTGGCCCCAGGCCTCAATGCCGCATTCGTTGATGTTGGGCACGAGAAGGATGCCTTCCTGCATTACTTCGATCTAGGCCCACAATACCGCAACACCTACAATTTCGCGAAAGGTGCCGTTCACGGCAACCTCAATGATTCAAGCTTGGATAGTTGGAAACTGGAAGCTGACATCGAAAAGAACGGCAAGATCGCCGATGCCTTAAGTGCCAGCCAGACCATCCTGGTGCAGATCGCGAAGGAACCGATCAGTACCAAAGGACCGCGCTTATCGGCAGAGATCACCCTTGCCGGCAGGTACATGGTGCTGGTACCGTTCATCAACAAAGTGAACATCAGTAGCCGCATCATCGATGAGGGTGAGCGCAGACGGTTGAAGGACCTGATGCAGGCCATTCGCCCGAAGAACCACGGGGTGATCATCCGTACCAATGCGGCCGATAAGAAAAGCGAGGACCTAGAGGCCGATCTGAAGACCTTGTTGCAACGCTGGGACGTGATGTTCCGCAACCTGAAGAATGCGCAGCCAGCCAAAAAGGTGCTGGGCGAGATCGATCGTACCAATGCGTTGTTGCGCGATGTGCTCAACAAGGATTTCACGAGCATCCAAGTGGATGATGAACTCCTTGCGGAGGAGATCTACCAAACACTGGAAAAGACGGCACCCGAGAAAAAGGGCATTGTAAAGCATTACAAAGGCAAGCTGGACATCTTCGATAATTTCGGAGTGAACAAGCAGATCAAACAAGCCTTCGGTAAACAGGTGATGCTGACCAGCGGAGCCTATTTGATCATCGAAAAAACGGAGGCCATGCACGTTATCGACGTGAACAGTGGCAGCCGGAAAGGAGGCAATCAGGCACAGGAGAAGAACGCGCTCGACATCAACGTGGAAGCGGCAATTGAGATCGCCAGGTTATTGCGTTTGCGCGATATGGGCGGTATCGTTTGCATTGATTTCATCGACCTATACGAAGCCGATAACCGCCGCACCTTGCACCGCGCAATGAAGGATGCCATGGCCGATGATAAGGCCAAGCACAATGTATTGCCGCCAAGCCGTTTCGGAGTGATCGAGCTCACGCGCCAACGCGTCCGCCCGGAGACCGAGATCGACACCAGCGAAAGTTGCCCGACGTGTAACGGTACCGGCGAAGTGGATGCACCGATCCTGATCGTGGACGAGATAGAGAACACCCTCAACTACCTGGTCTCCGAAAAGGAGATGTCCGGCTTGACCCTGAGCGTGCATCCGTTCATCCACGCGTACATCACCAAAGGATTTCCAAGTCGCCAAATGAAATGGGCATGGCGTTGGAAGAAATGGGTGAATGTGAAGCCCGAAAGTTCCATGCAGTTTCTCGCCTACAAGGTAGCGGACGCTAGCGGCAGCGAGATCCCGGTGTAA